The following are from one region of the Gammaproteobacteria bacterium genome:
- a CDS encoding restriction endonuclease — MSYLKKINPYVFEELILTALETHGAKIARNHKYSGDGGLDGRFEYKGKRFAIQAKRYKDHVSTEHINELSQLSGTYDQALFVHTGKTRRNAFRGLPSNIQIISGNRLLDLLLARKPLDAVLQARNF, encoded by the coding sequence ATGAGCTATTTGAAAAAGATCAACCCTTATGTGTTTGAGGAATTGATATTGACGGCGCTGGAGACGCATGGAGCAAAAATCGCCCGCAACCATAAATACTCCGGTGATGGCGGTTTAGACGGAAGATTCGAATACAAAGGAAAACGTTTCGCTATCCAGGCGAAACGATACAAAGACCATGTATCGACGGAACACATCAACGAACTATCCCAATTGTCCGGTACGTACGATCAAGCATTGTTCGTACACACGGGCAAAACCCGGCGCAACGCATTCAGAGGATTGCCATCCAATATCCAGATCATCAGTGGCAACCGGCTACTGGATTTGTTGTTGGCACGAAAGCCATTAGATGCCGTTTTGCAGGCCCGGAATTTTTAA